A window of Conger conger chromosome 13, fConCon1.1, whole genome shotgun sequence contains these coding sequences:
- the rwdd2b gene encoding RWD domain-containing protein 2B isoform X1: MTGIEEAEAQLSEIELLTSMFPSQNEFNIRDQLALAELREYVEGRTDYLPSSRPEFVIHQKMDTEDLKGLYVSLFKVTVAISCTYVVDYPNVLPDISVRCPELSRAQQARLHADMNAHLKENCCGEVCMLSAVEWIKDNAHLYITKNPAAQGLQRVSTETPPVEVFTRLWIYSHHIYNKVKRKNILEWSSDLGLSGFCMPGKPGIVCVEGPQASCEEFWARVKVLTWKRIMIRHREDIPLHSQSGGEGNVTSLRRFSGFEEAMFDPHGNRGNHMDLGQLYQYLNERGCGEVFQLYFGIEGR, from the exons ATGACCGGCATCGAAGAGGCTGAAGCCCAGCTGTCTGAGATTGAGCTGTTGACCAGCATGTTCCCCAGCCAGAACGAGTTCAACATCAGAGATCAACTGGCGCTTGCAGAGTTACGGGAGTATGTGGAAGGCAGGACTGATTATCTGCCCTCTTCTAGGCCCGAATTTGTAATCCATCAGAAAATGGACACCGAGGACCTGAAAGGG TTGTATGTATCTCTCTTTAAGGTAACCGTTGCAATCTCGTGCACATACGTTGTCGATTACCCAAACGTTCTACCAGATATTTCAGTCAG ATGTCCAGAGCTAAGTCGAGCACAGCAAGCCCGGCTTCACGCGGACATGAACGCGCACCTGAAGGAGAACTGCTGTGGAGAGGTGTGCATGCTGTCCGCAGTGGAATGGATAAAGGACAATGCACATCTCTATATCACCAAAAATCCTGCAGCTCAAGGCCTTCAGAGAGTGTCCACTGAGACCCCACCAGTGGAGGTGTTCACTAGACTCTGGATCTACAGCCACCACATATACAACAAGGTGAAGAGGAAGAACATTTTGGAGTGGTCCAGCGACTTGGGCCTGTCTGGATTCTGCATGCCGGGCAAACCcggcattgtgtgtgtggagggaccCCAAGCTTCCTGTGAGGAATTCTGGGCCAG AGTGAAAGTTTTGACCTGGAAGAGAATCATGATTCGACACAGGGAAGACATTCCTCTGCACAGCCAATCAGGCGGGGAGGGGAATGTGACCTCACTCCGCAGGTTCTCCGGCTTTGAGGAGGCCATGTTCGATCCCCATGGTAACCGAGGGAATCACATGGACCTGGGGCAGCTGTACCAGTATCTCAATGAGAGGGGCTGCGGGGAGGTGTTCCAGCTGTACTTTGGCATTGAGGGGAGGTAG
- the rwdd2b gene encoding RWD domain-containing protein 2B isoform X2 codes for MTGIEEAEAQLSEIELLTSMFPSQNEFNIRDQLALAELREYVEGRTDYLPSSRPEFVIHQKMDTEDLKGVTVAISCTYVVDYPNVLPDISVRCPELSRAQQARLHADMNAHLKENCCGEVCMLSAVEWIKDNAHLYITKNPAAQGLQRVSTETPPVEVFTRLWIYSHHIYNKVKRKNILEWSSDLGLSGFCMPGKPGIVCVEGPQASCEEFWARVKVLTWKRIMIRHREDIPLHSQSGGEGNVTSLRRFSGFEEAMFDPHGNRGNHMDLGQLYQYLNERGCGEVFQLYFGIEGR; via the exons ATGACCGGCATCGAAGAGGCTGAAGCCCAGCTGTCTGAGATTGAGCTGTTGACCAGCATGTTCCCCAGCCAGAACGAGTTCAACATCAGAGATCAACTGGCGCTTGCAGAGTTACGGGAGTATGTGGAAGGCAGGACTGATTATCTGCCCTCTTCTAGGCCCGAATTTGTAATCCATCAGAAAATGGACACCGAGGACCTGAAAGGG GTAACCGTTGCAATCTCGTGCACATACGTTGTCGATTACCCAAACGTTCTACCAGATATTTCAGTCAG ATGTCCAGAGCTAAGTCGAGCACAGCAAGCCCGGCTTCACGCGGACATGAACGCGCACCTGAAGGAGAACTGCTGTGGAGAGGTGTGCATGCTGTCCGCAGTGGAATGGATAAAGGACAATGCACATCTCTATATCACCAAAAATCCTGCAGCTCAAGGCCTTCAGAGAGTGTCCACTGAGACCCCACCAGTGGAGGTGTTCACTAGACTCTGGATCTACAGCCACCACATATACAACAAGGTGAAGAGGAAGAACATTTTGGAGTGGTCCAGCGACTTGGGCCTGTCTGGATTCTGCATGCCGGGCAAACCcggcattgtgtgtgtggagggaccCCAAGCTTCCTGTGAGGAATTCTGGGCCAG AGTGAAAGTTTTGACCTGGAAGAGAATCATGATTCGACACAGGGAAGACATTCCTCTGCACAGCCAATCAGGCGGGGAGGGGAATGTGACCTCACTCCGCAGGTTCTCCGGCTTTGAGGAGGCCATGTTCGATCCCCATGGTAACCGAGGGAATCACATGGACCTGGGGCAGCTGTACCAGTATCTCAATGAGAGGGGCTGCGGGGAGGTGTTCCAGCTGTACTTTGGCATTGAGGGGAGGTAG